The Brassica oleracea var. oleracea cultivar TO1000 chromosome C6, BOL, whole genome shotgun sequence genome includes a region encoding these proteins:
- the LOC106299117 gene encoding VID27-like protein isoform X1, with protein MASSIVGLTDLSISLIDAGNRLLKPPPSSTDELLALLNETESLLRDVGQHQPLSMQHALIPSKNALVSSGLLTHPDSDVRVSLASCLTEIVRITAPRAPYGDDQMKEIFRLTVEAFEKLADASSSGSYGKAEFVLDTVSRLNSCLVMLDLECDDLILQMFRIFLRVIRSDHPSVVPSSMEMIMITVIDETDEVSKDLMNTLLTSVKKENQNVSPMSWSLAEKVLSRCARTLQPYIIKALKSTGTSFDLYSPVVSSICQTVFETPKVHNTVNTKDNEDKLGSKRPEREGTRRVSVSKHSLKQEVQCEGKDAETDLRIRGKRGRKPNSLMNPEEGYDIDWLSGKRDSLKTCSNKKLIRASSSSLGKVAAKKTPPALTGSVKRSRVSIGESDHDSDSLSSSEEDERKIKSSSKKKKPIFKPKGVNSSGKRSSARTDTKKKKKKSYTDEFGEGLVGQRVNIWWPLDKTFYEGVIKSYCSSKKKHQVLYTDGVIEQLNLIKERWELLEDLTSSDSEQDMESDLVKKSGNTSPSAIRSSSRPFVKKDSGKAREAKNLKSLNAETDRREEQEDVDSQSEDEYYNSEKQEQSGNKSAESLKVSDREEKEDPRSETESEREGSESKEPKWRETENTEDEAEEVDDDKVRSTSLRETEKDADEDRES; from the exons ATGGCTTCTTCCATTGTTGGATTAACCGATCTTTCGATATCACTCATCGACGCTGGAAACAGACTTCTCAAACCTCCTCCTTCTTCAACTGACGAGCTTCTTGCTCTTCTCAAC GAAACTGAGTCTCTGCTTCGAGATGTGGGTCAACACCAGCCCTTGTCAATGCAACACGCTCTGATCCCTTCCAAGAATGCTTTGGTGTCAAGTGGACTCTTGACACATCCTGATTCCGATGTTAGGGTCTCGCTTGCGTCATGCTTAACCGAAATCGTGAGGATAACTGCTCCTCGAGCTCCTTACGGTGATGATCAAATGAAG GAGATCTTTCGCTTGACGGTTGAAGCTTTTGAGAAACTAGCTGATGCATCCTCCTCTGGCAGTTATGGGAAAGCCGAGTTTGTTCTTGATACTGTATCAAGGCTCAACTCTTGCTTGGTCATGTTGGACTTGGAGTGCGATGACCTCATTCTACAAATGTTTCGCATCTTCTTGAGAGTCATAAG ATCTGATCATCCTTCGGTGGTGCCTTCTTCGATGGAGATGATAATGATTACAGTGATAGATGAAACCGATGAAGTATCCAAGGATTTGATGAATACTCTATTAACTAGTGTCAAGAAGGAAAACCAG AATGTTTCACCAATGTCTTGGAGTCTTGCGGAGAAGGTTCTTAGTAGATGTGCCCGTACACTTCAACCATACATCATTAAAGCTTTGAAGTCTACAGGGACCAGCTTTGATTTGTATTCTCCAGTTGTTTCCTCCATATGCCAAACTGTTTTTGAAACTCCTAAGGTCCACAATACAGTTAACACCAAGGATAATGAG GACAAATTGGGCTCCAAGAGACCTGAGAGAGAAGGAACAAGACGAGTCAGTGTGTCGAAACATAGTCTGAAGCAAGAAGTGCAGTGTGAAGGTAAAGATGCAGAAACAGATTTAAGGATTAGAGGGAAGAGAGGAAGGAAACCCAATTCTTTGATGAATCCTGAGGAAGGTTATGATATTGATTGGCTTTCAGGGAAAAGAGATTCATTGAAGACATGTTCAAACAAAAAGCTTATTAGAGCATCATCATCATCACTTGGTAAGGTGGCTGCCAAGAAAACACCTCCGGCTCTGACTGGTTCAGTTAAACGAAGCCGAGTTAGTATTGGTGAGAGTGATCATGATTCAGATTCTCTTTCTTCATCAGAAGAAGATGAGAGAAAGATTAAAAGTTCAAGCAAGAAGAAGAAGCCAATATTTAAACCGAAGGGTGTGAACTCCAGCGGGAAAAGATCATCAGCTCGCACAGATACTAAGAAGAAGAAGAAG AAGTCTTATACGGATGAATTTGGGGAGGGTTTGGTCGGTCAGAGAGTTAATATCTGGTGGCCGCTCGACAAGAC TTTTTATGAAGGCGTCATAAAGTCTTATTGTAGTAGTAAGAAGAAGCATCAG GTACTATATACTGATGGAGTAATAGAACAGCTTAATCTCATTAAAGAACGCTGGGAGTTACTCGAGGATCTCACTTCTTCTGACAGTGAG CAGGACATGGAGAGTGATCTAGTCAAGAAAAGCGGAAACACTAGTCCCTCAGCTATAAG ATCCTCCAGTAGACCATTTGTGAAGAAGGATTCCGGCAAAGCAAGAGAAGCAAAGAATCTCAAATCGTTGAATGCTGAAACCGACAGAAGAGAAGAGCAGGAAGATGTGGACAGTCAAAGCGAGGATGAATATTATAATAGTGAGAAGCAAGAACAGTCCGGAAACAAAAGTGCTGAGAGCTTGAAAGTGTCTGATAGAGAAGAGAAGGAAGATCCAAGGTCAGAGACTGAGAGTGAAAGAGAAGGCTCGGAGTCAAAAGAGCCCAAGTGGAGAGAAACAGAGAATACGGAGGACGAAGCAGAAGAGGTTGATGATGATAAAGTGAGAAGCACAAGCTTGCGCGAGACTGAGAAAGACGCTGATGAAGATAGAGAGTCTTGA
- the LOC106300606 gene encoding factor of DNA methylation 5: MDKSSESESEVSESEIADYSEKPYKQLRDGELKVKLKLDSFKCPFCSGKKKQHYKYKELLAHATGVAKGSAARNCKQKANHLALSKYLKNELAGDAEPPRLQLTVYSSKQNQAVVSDMYVWPWMGIVISPLRGNDDKTLLLDSAYWLKKLARFRPLEVKTIWVEEDSAVAVVPRFSGGMDGFTSVTELEKEYEVKRCGKKDWSYKTGDWRFKTYGWCARGDDYNCQGSIAEYLSTVGKLRSFSDISKEEMQKSSIVVDDLADKIAKKNEDYNQVQHKYNEQIISLQRLIRQKDELDQTYKEETKRMQEISQRNVYRILQEKEMLSKKLEDRMKDLDTWSKELDKKQALTELERQKLEEEKKKNDAVNSSLQLASLEQKRTDDRVLTLVEEHKRKKDEALNKIRQLEEELNNKQKLQMEIQELKGKLKVMKHREDEDDEDVKKEMKKMNEELEEKCSELQDLEDTNSALMIKERQSNDEIQEARQELIGGLSGLLSDRTNIRIKRLGELDEKPFLKACKKRFKGEEAEVQYAILCSKWQETLKDSGWYPFKRVGTEDKMKEVVDEEDEQLKSLREEWGEEVLEAVKTALEELNEYNPSGRYSVPALWNFKEKRKATLKEVIEYMTLQIKNLKNLKRKRKG; this comes from the exons ATGGATAAAAGTTCCGAGTCTGAATCAGAGGTTAGTGAGTCCGAGATTGCTGACTACTCTGAGAAGCCTTACAAGCAACTGAGAGACGGAGAGTTGAAGGTCAAGCTAAAGTTGGACTCTTTCAAGTGCCCTTTCTGCTCTGGTAAGAAGAAGCAGCACTACAAGTACAAGGAGCTCCTCGCTCACGCCACCGGCGTCGCCAAAGGATCCGCCGCTAGAAACTGTAAGCAGAAAGCTAATCACTTGGCCTTGTCAAAGTACCTCAAGAACGAGCTCGCTGGCGACGCTGAGCCCCCGCGGCTTCAGCTTACAGTGTACTCGTCAAAGCAGAACCAAGCTGTTGTGAGTGACATGTACGTCTGGCCTTGGATGGGGATTGTCATCAGCCCGTTGAGAGGAAACGACGACAAGACTCTGCTTCTTGATTCGGCGTATTGGTTGAAGAAGCTCGCGAGGTTCAGACCTCTTGAGGTGAAGACCATTTGGGTTGAGGAGGATTCTGCGGTTGCTGTCGTCCCTAGGTTCAGCGGTGGTATGGATGGGTTCACGAGTGTTACAGAGCTTGAGAAGGAGTACGAGGTGAAGCGGTGCGGGAAGAAGGACTGGAGTTATAAGACAGGAGACTGGAGGTTCAAGACTTATGGGTGGTGCGCGCGTGGGGATGATTACAATTGCCAAGGGTCGATAGCTGAGTACCTGTCGACGGTGGGGAAGCTGAGAAGCTTCTCTGATATCTCCAAGGAGGAAATGCAGAAATCGAGTATCGTTGTGGATGATCTAGCTGATAAAATTGCTAAGAAGAATGAGGATTATAACCAGGTCCAGCACAAGTACAACGAGCAGATCATCTCTCTGCAGAGGCTTATCAGGCAAAAAGACGAGCTTGACCAAACTTATAAAGAAG AAACAAAAAGGATGCAGGAGATTTCGCAGCGCAACGTCTACAGGATCTTACAAGAGAAAGAGATGCTGAGCAAGAAACTGGAGGATAGGATGAAGGATCTGGATACTTGGTCCAAAGAATTGGACAAGAAGCAAGCGTTAACTGAACTGGAGAGACAAAAGCTTGAGGAAGAGAAGAAGAAG AACGATGCGGTGAACTCCTCTCTCCAGTTAGCTTCACTGGAGCAGAAAAGGACGGATGATCGTGTACTGACACTTGTGGAAGAACACAAG AGGAAAAAAGACGAGGCATTGAACAAGATCCGTCAGCTAGAGGAGGAGTTGAACAACAAGCAGAAACTTCAGATGGAGATTCAAGAGCTGAAAGGAAAGCTGAAAGTCATGAAGCATAGGGAAGATGAAGATGATGAGGACGTTAAGAAGGAAATGAAAAAGATGAATGAGGAGCTAGAGGAGAAGTGCTCTGAGTTGCAAGATCTGGAGGATACTAACTCGGCCCTCATGATAAAAGAAAGGCAAAGCAACGATGAGATACAAGAAGCACGTCAAGAATTGATTGGG GGGTTGAGTGGATTGTTGAGTGATCGAACCAACATCAGAATAAAGCGGTTGGGAGAACTTGATGAAAAGCCATTCTTGAAAGCATGCAAGAAAAGATTCAAAGGCGAAGAAGCTGAGGTGCAGTACGCCATCCTTTGCTCAAAGTGGCAGGAAACCCTCAAGGATTCAGGATGGTATCCATTCAAACGCGTGGGGACTGAGGACAAAATGAAG GAAGTGGTGGATGAAGAAGATGAGCAGCTTAAGAGCCTGAGAGAAGAGTGGGGTGAAGAAGTGTTGGAGGCAGTGAAGACAGCACTGGAGGAGCTGAATGAGTATAACCCAAGTGGGAGGTACTCAGTCCCAGCACTGTGGAATTTTAAAGAGAAAAGAAAAGCAACACTGAAAGAAGTGATCGAATACATGACGCTGCAGATCAAGAATCTCAAGAATCTCAAACGCAAAAGAAAGGGATAG
- the LOC106297813 gene encoding glutathione S-transferase T3-like, producing MDYNPYQNGSNFVDLLTSQQKSVFGHSQDPFTATQRSEETFVERRERRTWTPRDDIVLMSAWFNTSKDPVVGNEQRSGDFWKRVGAYFAASPKVAGCERREAGHCKQRWQKINEGVSKFCGAYEAAKRGKTSGQNDNDVLKKAHEMFYTNHKKKFSLEHAFMELRHDQKWCDLSNSKTEGSSRKRKYEDADEASNRPPGVKAAKARGKKTTSDEIPLSKFQTMWSIKQQDLVVKERLSKMSLLDSLIGKEGPLTDSEEALKKKLITDLLSV from the exons ATGGATTATAATCCATATCAGAATGGGTCTAATTTTGTTGATCTTCTAACCAGTCAACAAAAAAGTGTCTTCGGTCATTCACAAGATCCCTTCACGGCCACTCAACGTAGTGAAGAGACTTTTGTAGAGCGTAGAGAACGCCGCACATGGACGCCTAGAGATGACATTGTCCTCATGAGTGCATGGTTCAACACAAGTAAAGACCCGGTGGTTGGAAATGAGCAGCGTTCAGGTGATTTCTGGAAGCGAGTTGGAGCCTACTTCGCGGCAAGCCCGAAGGTTGCAGGCTGCGAACGGAGAGAGGCTGGCCACTGCAAGCAACGTTGGCAGAAGATAAACGAAGGGGTCTCCAAGTTTTGCGGAGCTTACGAGGCTGCAAAGAGGGGGAAAACAAGTGGACAAAATGACAATGACGTTCTGAAGAAAGCACATGAGATGTTCTACACGAACCATAAGAAGAAGTTCAGCCTCGAGCATGCGTTTATGGAGCTGCGTCACGACCAGAAATGGTGTGATCTTTCAAACTCTAAAACCGAAGGAAGCTCAAGGAAGAGGAAGTATGAGGATG CTGATGAAGCAAGCAATCGACCACCGGGTGTGAAGGCGGCTAAGGCGCGGGGTAAGAAAACGACGTCTGATGAGATACCTCTGTCTAAGTTTCAGACGATGTGGTCCATTAAACAACAGGATCTTGTTGTCAAAGAAAGGCTATCCAAGATGTCTCTGCTTGATAGTCTTATTGGAAAAGAAGGACCACTAACTGACTCTGAGGAAGCTCTGAAGAAGAAGCTGATCACTGACTTGTTGTCTGTTTGA
- the LOC106299117 gene encoding VID27-like protein isoform X3 translates to MASSIVGLTDLSISLIDAGNRLLKPPPSSTDELLALLNETESLLRDVGQHQPLSMQHALIPSKNALVSSGLLTHPDSDVRVSLASCLTEIVRITAPRAPYGDDQMKEIFRLTVEAFEKLADASSSGSYGKAEFVLDTVSRLNSCLVMLDLECDDLILQMFRIFLRVIRSDHPSVVPSSMEMIMITVIDETDEVSKDLMNTLLTSVKKENQNVSPMSWSLAEKVLSRCARTLQPYIIKALKSTGTSFDLYSPVVSSICQTVFETPKVHNTVNTKDNEDKLGSKRPEREGTRRVSVSKHSLKQEVQCEGKRDSLKTCSNKKLIRASSSSLGKVAAKKTPPALTGSVKRSRVSIGESDHDSDSLSSSEEDERKIKSSSKKKKPIFKPKGVNSSGKRSSARTDTKKKKKKSYTDEFGEGLVGQRVNIWWPLDKTFYEGVIKSYCSSKKKHQVLYTDGVIEQLNLIKERWELLEDLTSSDSEQDMESDLVKKSGNTSPSAIRSSSRPFVKKDSGKAREAKNLKSLNAETDRREEQEDVDSQSEDEYYNSEKQEQSGNKSAESLKVSDREEKEDPRSETESEREGSESKEPKWRETENTEDEAEEVDDDKVRSTSLRETEKDADEDRES, encoded by the exons ATGGCTTCTTCCATTGTTGGATTAACCGATCTTTCGATATCACTCATCGACGCTGGAAACAGACTTCTCAAACCTCCTCCTTCTTCAACTGACGAGCTTCTTGCTCTTCTCAAC GAAACTGAGTCTCTGCTTCGAGATGTGGGTCAACACCAGCCCTTGTCAATGCAACACGCTCTGATCCCTTCCAAGAATGCTTTGGTGTCAAGTGGACTCTTGACACATCCTGATTCCGATGTTAGGGTCTCGCTTGCGTCATGCTTAACCGAAATCGTGAGGATAACTGCTCCTCGAGCTCCTTACGGTGATGATCAAATGAAG GAGATCTTTCGCTTGACGGTTGAAGCTTTTGAGAAACTAGCTGATGCATCCTCCTCTGGCAGTTATGGGAAAGCCGAGTTTGTTCTTGATACTGTATCAAGGCTCAACTCTTGCTTGGTCATGTTGGACTTGGAGTGCGATGACCTCATTCTACAAATGTTTCGCATCTTCTTGAGAGTCATAAG ATCTGATCATCCTTCGGTGGTGCCTTCTTCGATGGAGATGATAATGATTACAGTGATAGATGAAACCGATGAAGTATCCAAGGATTTGATGAATACTCTATTAACTAGTGTCAAGAAGGAAAACCAG AATGTTTCACCAATGTCTTGGAGTCTTGCGGAGAAGGTTCTTAGTAGATGTGCCCGTACACTTCAACCATACATCATTAAAGCTTTGAAGTCTACAGGGACCAGCTTTGATTTGTATTCTCCAGTTGTTTCCTCCATATGCCAAACTGTTTTTGAAACTCCTAAGGTCCACAATACAGTTAACACCAAGGATAATGAG GACAAATTGGGCTCCAAGAGACCTGAGAGAGAAGGAACAAGACGAGTCAGTGTGTCGAAACATAGTCTGAAGCAAGAAGTGCAGTGTGAAG GGAAAAGAGATTCATTGAAGACATGTTCAAACAAAAAGCTTATTAGAGCATCATCATCATCACTTGGTAAGGTGGCTGCCAAGAAAACACCTCCGGCTCTGACTGGTTCAGTTAAACGAAGCCGAGTTAGTATTGGTGAGAGTGATCATGATTCAGATTCTCTTTCTTCATCAGAAGAAGATGAGAGAAAGATTAAAAGTTCAAGCAAGAAGAAGAAGCCAATATTTAAACCGAAGGGTGTGAACTCCAGCGGGAAAAGATCATCAGCTCGCACAGATACTAAGAAGAAGAAGAAG AAGTCTTATACGGATGAATTTGGGGAGGGTTTGGTCGGTCAGAGAGTTAATATCTGGTGGCCGCTCGACAAGAC TTTTTATGAAGGCGTCATAAAGTCTTATTGTAGTAGTAAGAAGAAGCATCAG GTACTATATACTGATGGAGTAATAGAACAGCTTAATCTCATTAAAGAACGCTGGGAGTTACTCGAGGATCTCACTTCTTCTGACAGTGAG CAGGACATGGAGAGTGATCTAGTCAAGAAAAGCGGAAACACTAGTCCCTCAGCTATAAG ATCCTCCAGTAGACCATTTGTGAAGAAGGATTCCGGCAAAGCAAGAGAAGCAAAGAATCTCAAATCGTTGAATGCTGAAACCGACAGAAGAGAAGAGCAGGAAGATGTGGACAGTCAAAGCGAGGATGAATATTATAATAGTGAGAAGCAAGAACAGTCCGGAAACAAAAGTGCTGAGAGCTTGAAAGTGTCTGATAGAGAAGAGAAGGAAGATCCAAGGTCAGAGACTGAGAGTGAAAGAGAAGGCTCGGAGTCAAAAGAGCCCAAGTGGAGAGAAACAGAGAATACGGAGGACGAAGCAGAAGAGGTTGATGATGATAAAGTGAGAAGCACAAGCTTGCGCGAGACTGAGAAAGACGCTGATGAAGATAGAGAGTCTTGA
- the LOC106299117 gene encoding VID27-like protein isoform X2 has protein sequence MASSIVGLTDLSISLIDAGNRLLKPPPSSTDELLALLNETESLLRDVGQHQPLSMQHALIPSKNALVSSGLLTHPDSDVRVSLASCLTEIVRITAPRAPYGDDQMKEIFRLTVEAFEKLADASSSGSYGKAEFVLDTVSRLNSCLVMLDLECDDLILQMFRIFLRVIRSDHPSVVPSSMEMIMITVIDETDEVSKDLMNTLLTSVKKENQNVSPMSWSLAEKVLSRCARTLQPYIIKALKSTGTSFDLYSPVVSSICQTVFETPKVHNTVNTKDNEDKLGSKRPEREGTRRVSVSKHSLKQEVQCEGKDAETDLRIRGKRGRKPNSLMNPEEGYDIDWLSGKRDSLKTCSNKKLIRASSSSLGKVAAKKTPPALTGSVKRSRVSIGESDHDSDSLSSSEEDERKIKSSSKKKKPIFKPKGVNSSGKRSSARTDTKKKKKKSYTDEFGEGLVGQRVNIWWPLDKTFYEGVIKSYCSSKKKHQVLYTDGVIEQLNLIKERWELLEDLTSSDSEDMESDLVKKSGNTSPSAIRSSSRPFVKKDSGKAREAKNLKSLNAETDRREEQEDVDSQSEDEYYNSEKQEQSGNKSAESLKVSDREEKEDPRSETESEREGSESKEPKWRETENTEDEAEEVDDDKVRSTSLRETEKDADEDRES, from the exons ATGGCTTCTTCCATTGTTGGATTAACCGATCTTTCGATATCACTCATCGACGCTGGAAACAGACTTCTCAAACCTCCTCCTTCTTCAACTGACGAGCTTCTTGCTCTTCTCAAC GAAACTGAGTCTCTGCTTCGAGATGTGGGTCAACACCAGCCCTTGTCAATGCAACACGCTCTGATCCCTTCCAAGAATGCTTTGGTGTCAAGTGGACTCTTGACACATCCTGATTCCGATGTTAGGGTCTCGCTTGCGTCATGCTTAACCGAAATCGTGAGGATAACTGCTCCTCGAGCTCCTTACGGTGATGATCAAATGAAG GAGATCTTTCGCTTGACGGTTGAAGCTTTTGAGAAACTAGCTGATGCATCCTCCTCTGGCAGTTATGGGAAAGCCGAGTTTGTTCTTGATACTGTATCAAGGCTCAACTCTTGCTTGGTCATGTTGGACTTGGAGTGCGATGACCTCATTCTACAAATGTTTCGCATCTTCTTGAGAGTCATAAG ATCTGATCATCCTTCGGTGGTGCCTTCTTCGATGGAGATGATAATGATTACAGTGATAGATGAAACCGATGAAGTATCCAAGGATTTGATGAATACTCTATTAACTAGTGTCAAGAAGGAAAACCAG AATGTTTCACCAATGTCTTGGAGTCTTGCGGAGAAGGTTCTTAGTAGATGTGCCCGTACACTTCAACCATACATCATTAAAGCTTTGAAGTCTACAGGGACCAGCTTTGATTTGTATTCTCCAGTTGTTTCCTCCATATGCCAAACTGTTTTTGAAACTCCTAAGGTCCACAATACAGTTAACACCAAGGATAATGAG GACAAATTGGGCTCCAAGAGACCTGAGAGAGAAGGAACAAGACGAGTCAGTGTGTCGAAACATAGTCTGAAGCAAGAAGTGCAGTGTGAAGGTAAAGATGCAGAAACAGATTTAAGGATTAGAGGGAAGAGAGGAAGGAAACCCAATTCTTTGATGAATCCTGAGGAAGGTTATGATATTGATTGGCTTTCAGGGAAAAGAGATTCATTGAAGACATGTTCAAACAAAAAGCTTATTAGAGCATCATCATCATCACTTGGTAAGGTGGCTGCCAAGAAAACACCTCCGGCTCTGACTGGTTCAGTTAAACGAAGCCGAGTTAGTATTGGTGAGAGTGATCATGATTCAGATTCTCTTTCTTCATCAGAAGAAGATGAGAGAAAGATTAAAAGTTCAAGCAAGAAGAAGAAGCCAATATTTAAACCGAAGGGTGTGAACTCCAGCGGGAAAAGATCATCAGCTCGCACAGATACTAAGAAGAAGAAGAAG AAGTCTTATACGGATGAATTTGGGGAGGGTTTGGTCGGTCAGAGAGTTAATATCTGGTGGCCGCTCGACAAGAC TTTTTATGAAGGCGTCATAAAGTCTTATTGTAGTAGTAAGAAGAAGCATCAG GTACTATATACTGATGGAGTAATAGAACAGCTTAATCTCATTAAAGAACGCTGGGAGTTACTCGAGGATCTCACTTCTTCTGACAGTGAG GACATGGAGAGTGATCTAGTCAAGAAAAGCGGAAACACTAGTCCCTCAGCTATAAG ATCCTCCAGTAGACCATTTGTGAAGAAGGATTCCGGCAAAGCAAGAGAAGCAAAGAATCTCAAATCGTTGAATGCTGAAACCGACAGAAGAGAAGAGCAGGAAGATGTGGACAGTCAAAGCGAGGATGAATATTATAATAGTGAGAAGCAAGAACAGTCCGGAAACAAAAGTGCTGAGAGCTTGAAAGTGTCTGATAGAGAAGAGAAGGAAGATCCAAGGTCAGAGACTGAGAGTGAAAGAGAAGGCTCGGAGTCAAAAGAGCCCAAGTGGAGAGAAACAGAGAATACGGAGGACGAAGCAGAAGAGGTTGATGATGATAAAGTGAGAAGCACAAGCTTGCGCGAGACTGAGAAAGACGCTGATGAAGATAGAGAGTCTTGA